One Candidatus Effluviviaceae Genus I sp. DNA segment encodes these proteins:
- a CDS encoding BMP family ABC transporter substrate-binding protein, whose product MKRIALVLAALLAVGPIAGCQKGEPTKAGAPLRVGMVFDVGGKGDKSFNDSAYRGLLHAADAFGIEHTEFEPGQDADRETGLRKLAQADYDVIIGVGFLFSEALRKVARDYPDVKFACVDFDARPGEVLPANLAGLTFREEEGSFLVGMLAAMFSTTGRLGFVGGMNIPLIHKFEAGYVAGAKHVNPGVSVTVAYAGTTPQAFADPAKGKELALLQFGRGVDVIYHASGSTGNGVIEAAREKGKYAIGVDSNQNYMAPGHVLTSMIKRVDNAVYMTVRSALEGSFKGGLREFGLAEDGVGYAVDEHNESLITDEMRARVEEAKAAIVAGEIVVPKS is encoded by the coding sequence ATGAAGCGCATCGCGTTGGTCCTCGCCGCGTTGCTCGCCGTCGGGCCGATCGCCGGGTGCCAGAAGGGCGAGCCGACGAAGGCCGGCGCGCCGCTGCGCGTCGGCATGGTCTTCGACGTGGGAGGGAAGGGGGACAAGTCGTTCAACGACTCGGCGTACCGCGGCCTCCTGCACGCGGCGGACGCGTTCGGGATCGAGCACACCGAGTTCGAGCCGGGCCAGGACGCAGACCGCGAGACGGGACTCCGCAAGCTCGCGCAGGCCGACTACGACGTCATCATCGGTGTGGGGTTCCTGTTCAGCGAGGCGCTGCGCAAGGTCGCCCGCGACTACCCCGACGTCAAGTTCGCCTGCGTGGACTTCGATGCGCGGCCGGGCGAGGTGCTGCCCGCGAACCTCGCCGGCCTTACGTTCCGCGAGGAGGAGGGGTCGTTCCTCGTCGGGATGCTCGCCGCGATGTTCAGCACGACGGGGCGACTCGGGTTCGTGGGAGGCATGAACATCCCGCTCATCCACAAGTTCGAGGCCGGGTACGTCGCGGGCGCGAAGCACGTGAACCCCGGCGTCTCGGTCACCGTCGCGTACGCGGGCACGACGCCGCAGGCGTTCGCCGACCCGGCGAAGGGCAAGGAGCTTGCGCTCCTCCAGTTCGGGCGAGGCGTGGACGTCATCTACCACGCGTCCGGAAGCACGGGCAACGGCGTCATCGAGGCGGCGCGCGAGAAGGGCAAGTACGCCATCGGCGTGGACTCGAACCAGAACTACATGGCGCCCGGCCACGTCCTCACGAGCATGATCAAGCGCGTGGACAACGCCGTGTACATGACGGTCCGGTCGGCGCTCGAGGGTTCGTTCAAGGGCGGCCTCCGCGAGTTCGGCCTGGCCGAGGACGGCGTCGGCTACGCCGTGGACGAGCACAACGAGTCGCTGATCACGGACGAGATGCGCGCGAGGGTGGAGGAGGCGAAGGCCGCGATCGTCGCCGGCGAGATCGTCGTTCCGAAGAGCTGA
- a CDS encoding MFS transporter, with the protein MHRRIYFVLFVALFASAMGTGFIGPLMPLYARELGARGLSLGLIFTGFSLAQFISMPIVGRLSDHHGRRLFLVVGLSLYTLFSLAYSVASGVAQLIAVRVLHGAAAGMVNPVAQAYIADITPKGEEGSRLGAFNVALFTAFGLGPLLGGPVADLLGIRAPFYAMGSLSLVALLLVILLLPEAGLHGAAGEKRARTRTIIRDPMVKAAFLFRALVAFGRGLVIPFLPFVAEGLGASLSVIGALLATNIILAGVLQIPFGKTADRVSRPALMGIGILSMAALIFSIPYCRSVAALFALQIATGVTMAIGMPAGLAVAAERGRHHNAMGTSMALFTSGMSVGLIVAPVAGGALSDMFGLDFVFFGGSLVVIAGFAAFAALVRSAAAARPALQRSAS; encoded by the coding sequence ATGCACCGGCGCATCTACTTCGTGCTCTTCGTGGCCCTCTTCGCCTCGGCCATGGGGACCGGGTTCATCGGCCCCCTCATGCCGCTCTACGCCCGCGAACTCGGGGCGCGCGGGCTCTCGCTCGGGCTCATCTTCACGGGATTCTCGCTCGCGCAGTTCATCTCGATGCCGATCGTGGGACGGCTCTCGGACCACCACGGTCGCCGGCTCTTCCTGGTCGTCGGCCTGTCGTTGTACACGCTCTTCTCGCTCGCGTACTCGGTCGCGTCGGGCGTGGCGCAGCTCATCGCGGTGCGCGTGCTCCACGGCGCGGCCGCGGGGATGGTCAACCCGGTGGCGCAGGCCTACATCGCCGACATCACGCCGAAGGGCGAGGAGGGCTCGCGGCTGGGCGCGTTCAACGTGGCGCTCTTCACGGCGTTCGGCCTCGGGCCGCTTCTCGGCGGCCCCGTCGCCGACCTCCTCGGCATCCGAGCGCCGTTCTACGCGATGGGGAGCCTGAGCCTCGTCGCGCTGCTCCTCGTCATCCTGCTTCTCCCCGAGGCCGGTCTTCACGGGGCGGCCGGCGAGAAGCGGGCGCGCACGCGCACCATCATCCGCGACCCGATGGTGAAGGCCGCGTTCCTCTTCCGCGCGCTCGTCGCGTTCGGCCGCGGGCTCGTCATCCCGTTCCTGCCGTTCGTCGCCGAGGGGCTCGGCGCGTCGCTCAGCGTCATCGGCGCGCTTCTCGCGACGAACATCATCCTCGCGGGCGTCCTCCAGATCCCGTTCGGGAAGACCGCGGACCGCGTATCGAGGCCGGCGCTCATGGGGATCGGCATCCTCTCGATGGCGGCGCTCATCTTCTCCATCCCGTACTGCCGGAGCGTGGCGGCGCTCTTCGCGCTCCAGATCGCGACGGGCGTCACCATGGCGATCGGCATGCCGGCGGGGCTCGCGGTGGCCGCCGAGCGCGGACGGCATCACAACGCGATGGGCACGTCCATGGCGCTCTTCACGAGCGGCATGAGCGTGGGGCTCATCGTCGCGCCGGTCGCGGGAGGGGCGCTCTCGGACATGTTCGGCCTTGACTTCGTGTTCTTCGGTGGTTCCCTTGTGGTCATCGCGGGGTTCGCGGCGTTCGCAGCGCTCGTCCGGAGCGCCGCCGCGGCCCGCCCCGCCCTGCAAAGGAGCGCATCATGA
- the ade gene encoding adenine deaminase has translation MKELAKIIRAARGKMPPDLVLKNGRIVNVFSAEVYKADLAVWGGRIVGIGPSYKGRKAIDLKGAFVLPGLIDGHMHVESTMVKVQEFARSVVPRGTTSVICDPHEIANVHGLEGIHYILNSSKFSPVNIFVMLSSCVPATPFETSGANLRGFDLYPLLREKWVLGLGEVMNYPGVLLEDEGLLDKISMTQDKRIDGHAPGLSGRDLNAYVAAGVNSDHESTSVDEVVEKLRLGMHIMIREGSVTKNLRDLLPAVTTENLSRCFFVTDDRHPKDLLRKGHVDHMVKMAVKEGLDPVSAIRLATINTAQYFRLKDLGAIAPGYFADLVVVDDLRKFNVRMVFKNGRLVAKDGEMVVARPRTPQITLRSSINIRWLKVEDFEIPASGHSVRVINLVPDQIVTRASVEHAKVEDGKLVADLERDLLPLAVVERHLASGNVGRAVVRGFGLRKGALASSVSHDSHNVAVVGTSPEEMMAAVIEISKMRGGLAVVRDGKLVVGLPLPIAGLMSEKTLPEVVEGLDKVTKAARRLGSKLDDPFMALSFLALPVIPELKITDRGLFDVNAFAFTDLFV, from the coding sequence ATGAAGGAACTCGCGAAGATCATCCGGGCGGCCAGAGGCAAGATGCCGCCGGACCTCGTTCTCAAGAACGGGCGCATCGTCAACGTGTTCTCGGCCGAGGTCTACAAGGCGGACCTCGCCGTCTGGGGCGGCCGCATCGTCGGCATCGGCCCGTCGTACAAGGGCCGGAAGGCGATCGACTTGAAGGGCGCCTTCGTGCTGCCGGGCCTCATCGACGGGCACATGCACGTCGAGAGCACGATGGTGAAAGTGCAGGAGTTCGCGCGCTCGGTGGTTCCCAGGGGCACGACCTCCGTCATCTGCGACCCGCACGAGATCGCGAACGTCCACGGCCTCGAGGGCATCCACTACATCCTCAACTCGAGCAAGTTCAGCCCCGTCAACATCTTCGTGATGCTCTCGTCGTGCGTTCCCGCCACGCCGTTCGAGACGAGCGGCGCGAACCTCCGTGGGTTCGACCTCTACCCGCTCCTGCGCGAGAAGTGGGTGCTGGGCTTAGGCGAGGTCATGAACTACCCGGGCGTCCTCCTCGAGGACGAGGGGCTGCTCGACAAGATCTCGATGACCCAGGACAAGCGCATCGACGGCCACGCGCCGGGTCTTTCGGGGCGCGACCTCAACGCGTACGTCGCGGCCGGCGTGAACTCGGACCACGAGAGCACCTCGGTGGACGAGGTCGTCGAGAAGCTCAGGCTCGGCATGCACATCATGATCCGCGAGGGGTCCGTCACGAAGAACCTGCGCGACCTCCTCCCGGCCGTCACCACCGAGAACCTCTCCCGCTGCTTCTTCGTCACCGACGACCGGCACCCGAAGGACCTTCTCAGGAAGGGCCACGTGGACCACATGGTCAAGATGGCCGTCAAGGAGGGTCTGGACCCGGTCTCGGCCATTCGCCTCGCGACCATCAACACGGCGCAGTACTTCCGGCTGAAGGACCTCGGGGCGATCGCTCCCGGCTACTTCGCCGACCTCGTGGTCGTGGACGACCTCAGGAAGTTCAACGTGAGGATGGTGTTCAAGAACGGCCGCCTCGTGGCGAAGGACGGCGAGATGGTCGTCGCGCGGCCGCGGACGCCGCAGATCACGCTTCGAAGCTCCATCAACATCCGGTGGCTCAAGGTCGAGGACTTCGAGATCCCGGCATCCGGGCACAGCGTGAGGGTGATCAACCTCGTTCCGGACCAGATCGTGACGCGCGCGAGCGTCGAGCACGCGAAGGTCGAGGACGGGAAGCTCGTCGCCGACCTCGAGCGCGACCTTCTTCCGCTCGCCGTCGTCGAGCGGCACCTCGCGAGCGGCAACGTGGGGCGCGCCGTCGTGCGCGGGTTCGGGCTCCGGAAGGGCGCGCTCGCGAGCTCGGTCTCGCACGACTCGCACAACGTCGCCGTCGTCGGGACCTCGCCCGAGGAGATGATGGCCGCGGTCATCGAGATCTCGAAGATGCGGGGCGGGCTCGCCGTGGTGCGCGACGGCAAGCTCGTGGTGGGGCTCCCGCTCCCCATCGCCGGGCTCATGTCGGAGAAGACGCTCCCCGAGGTCGTCGAGGGGCTCGACAAGGTCACGAAGGCGGCGAGGCGCCTCGGCTCGAAGCTCGACGACCCGTTCATGGCGCTTTCGTTCCTCGCGCTGCCGGTGATCCCGGAGCTCAAGATCACCGACAGGGGCCTCTTCGACGTGAACGCGTTCGCCTTCACCGACCTCTTCGTCTGA
- the arcC gene encoding carbamate kinase — protein MGKLAVVAIGGNSITRAGQRGTIPEQFDNSRETSRHIAEMIARGYDVVITHGNGPQIGNILLRAEIASTTLPPLPLDTCGADAQGGMGYMIQQVLGGVLKDRGIAKDVVTVLTQVLVDRGDPAFSKPTKPIGPFYSMEEAEAKRAELGWDVAEDANRGWRRVVPSPLPKRVIESGPIKALLKAGCVVIAVGGGGIPVVELDGKLKGVEAVIDKDHASRLLANEIGAELLLISTAVERVSLNYGKPNEARLSSLTVAEARKHLADGQFPAGSMGPKIQAAIEFIEGGGREVIITSPECIAAALDGAAGTRVTA, from the coding sequence ATGGGCAAGCTCGCAGTGGTGGCGATCGGCGGGAACTCCATCACGAGGGCCGGACAGCGCGGCACGATCCCCGAGCAGTTCGACAACTCGCGGGAGACGAGCCGGCACATCGCCGAGATGATCGCGCGCGGGTACGACGTGGTCATCACGCACGGGAACGGCCCGCAGATCGGGAACATCCTCCTGCGCGCCGAGATCGCCTCGACGACGCTGCCGCCGCTCCCGCTCGACACGTGCGGCGCCGACGCGCAGGGCGGCATGGGGTACATGATCCAGCAGGTGCTGGGCGGCGTGCTCAAGGACCGCGGCATCGCGAAGGACGTGGTCACGGTCCTCACGCAGGTGCTGGTGGACCGCGGCGACCCCGCGTTCTCGAAGCCGACGAAGCCGATCGGCCCGTTCTACTCGATGGAGGAGGCCGAGGCGAAGCGCGCCGAGCTCGGATGGGACGTCGCGGAGGACGCGAACCGCGGGTGGCGGCGCGTCGTGCCCTCGCCGCTGCCGAAGCGCGTGATCGAGTCCGGCCCCATCAAGGCGCTGCTCAAGGCCGGGTGCGTCGTCATCGCCGTCGGCGGCGGCGGCATCCCGGTCGTCGAGCTGGACGGCAAGCTCAAGGGCGTCGAGGCGGTCATCGACAAGGACCACGCCTCGAGGCTCCTCGCGAACGAGATCGGCGCCGAGCTCCTGCTCATCTCCACCGCGGTCGAGCGCGTCTCGCTGAACTACGGCAAGCCGAACGAGGCGCGCCTGTCGAGCCTCACGGTCGCCGAGGCGAGGAAGCACCTGGCCGACGGGCAGTTCCCCGCCGGCAGCATGGGCCCGAAGATCCAGGCGGCCATCGAGTTCATCGAGGGCGGCGGGCGCGAGGTCATCATCACCTCGCCCGAGTGCATCGCCGCGGCGCTGGACGGCGCGGCGGGCACGAGGGTGACGGCGTAG
- a CDS encoding ornithine carbamoyltransferase has translation MAVNLKGRDLICTQDWSVEELEAVLTLAKKMKAERYSDEHARVLRHRTFMMMFYNSSLRTRQSFEAAASELGGHAQFLEPSKLRLRTKTERGEVLKDTANVMSRYGVGIGIRILEDSVEKYGDGDAFLREFADIASIPVVSMAHDKFHPCQGLADVQGMREHLGDTRGKTLLQVWGYSPMVRSWSSVQESLIISSRLGMHVRMAYPKGFDLDPEVIATVKANCAAAGTRFEITHDQEEAYRGVDVVYSRHWMHPARYAEGREGDQRRSAEHRDWRATAERMKRTNNAVYIHPMPVDRENEVDDAVCDSPRSIIYDVAENRLHAQKAIMALTMA, from the coding sequence ATGGCCGTCAATCTCAAGGGTCGCGACCTCATCTGCACGCAGGACTGGAGCGTCGAGGAGCTCGAGGCCGTGCTCACGCTCGCGAAGAAGATGAAGGCCGAGCGGTACAGCGACGAGCACGCGAGGGTCCTCAGGCACCGGACGTTCATGATGATGTTCTACAACTCGTCGCTTCGCACGAGGCAGTCGTTCGAGGCCGCGGCGAGCGAACTCGGGGGCCACGCGCAGTTCCTCGAGCCGTCGAAACTCCGCCTCCGCACGAAGACCGAGCGCGGCGAGGTCCTGAAGGACACCGCGAACGTCATGAGCCGCTACGGCGTCGGCATCGGCATCCGCATCCTCGAGGACTCCGTGGAGAAGTACGGGGACGGCGACGCCTTCCTCAGGGAGTTCGCCGACATCGCGAGCATTCCCGTCGTGAGCATGGCGCACGACAAGTTCCACCCGTGCCAGGGGCTCGCGGACGTCCAGGGCATGCGCGAACACCTCGGCGACACGAGGGGGAAGACCCTCCTCCAGGTGTGGGGCTACTCGCCGATGGTCCGCTCGTGGAGCAGCGTGCAGGAGAGCCTCATCATCAGCTCGCGGCTCGGGATGCACGTCCGGATGGCGTATCCGAAGGGGTTCGACCTCGACCCCGAGGTCATCGCCACGGTGAAGGCCAACTGCGCCGCGGCCGGCACGCGGTTCGAGATCACGCACGACCAGGAGGAGGCCTACCGGGGCGTGGACGTGGTCTACTCGCGGCACTGGATGCACCCGGCGCGGTACGCCGAGGGCCGCGAGGGCGACCAGCGGCGGTCGGCCGAGCACCGCGACTGGCGTGCCACGGCCGAGCGCATGAAGCGCACGAACAACGCGGTCTACATCCACCCGATGCCGGTGGACCGCGAGAACGAGGTGGACGACGCCGTGTGCGATTCGCCGCGCTCGATCATCTACGACGTCGCGGAGAACCGGCTGCACGCGCAGAAGGCCATCATGGCGCTCACGATGGCGTAG
- a CDS encoding ornithine carbamoyltransferase: MYDGKFRGRDFITILDYTREEVEHILDVAADLKQKFHKGQPHKLLEGRTLFMIFFNQSLRTRNSFEAGMTQLGGHAHYLDPSKIYRPALEGEEVAYSTERISDVARTLARMGHGIAIRMYGEPVEWVYGKANRVLREFAQWADIPLINMECDIYHPCQGMADIMTVREHCGGFKKKKFVMSWAYSPSVEKPLSVPQSAIIAAATVGCDVVLAHPKGLELADDVLDATRNRAKEAGGSFEIVNDMREALRGADIVYPKAWTAKQFIPPFSKKPELDATQKLFDANKDWICDAAKMKLARPDAKYMHCLPCDRGFEVTNDVIDGPQSVVFDQAENRLHVQKAIMALTMD; this comes from the coding sequence ATGTACGACGGGAAGTTCAGGGGCAGGGACTTCATCACCATCCTCGACTACACGCGCGAGGAGGTGGAGCACATCCTTGACGTCGCGGCCGACCTCAAGCAGAAGTTCCACAAGGGGCAGCCGCACAAGCTCCTCGAGGGGCGCACGCTCTTCATGATCTTCTTCAACCAGTCGCTCCGCACGAGGAACAGCTTCGAGGCGGGCATGACGCAGCTCGGCGGCCACGCCCACTACCTCGACCCGAGCAAGATCTACCGGCCCGCGCTGGAGGGCGAGGAGGTCGCGTACTCGACCGAGCGCATCAGCGACGTCGCGCGCACGCTCGCGCGCATGGGCCACGGCATCGCCATCCGCATGTACGGCGAGCCGGTGGAGTGGGTGTACGGCAAGGCCAACCGGGTGCTCCGCGAGTTCGCACAGTGGGCCGACATCCCGCTCATCAACATGGAGTGCGACATCTACCACCCGTGCCAGGGCATGGCCGACATCATGACCGTCCGCGAGCACTGCGGCGGCTTCAAGAAGAAGAAGTTCGTGATGAGCTGGGCCTACAGCCCGAGCGTCGAGAAGCCGCTCTCGGTCCCGCAGAGCGCGATCATCGCGGCCGCGACCGTCGGCTGCGACGTCGTGCTCGCGCACCCGAAGGGCCTCGAGCTTGCCGACGACGTGCTCGATGCGACACGGAATCGCGCGAAGGAGGCCGGCGGCTCGTTCGAGATCGTGAACGACATGCGCGAGGCCCTCCGCGGCGCCGACATCGTCTATCCAAAGGCGTGGACCGCGAAGCAGTTCATCCCGCCGTTCTCGAAGAAGCCGGAGCTCGACGCCACGCAGAAGCTCTTCGACGCGAACAAGGACTGGATCTGCGACGCGGCGAAGATGAAGCTCGCAAGACCTGACGCGAAGTACATGCACTGCCTGCCCTGCGACCGCGGGTTCGAGGTGACGAACGACGTCATCGACGGGCCGCAGTCGGTCGTGTTCGACCAGGCGGAGAACAGGCTGCACGTCCAGAAGGCCATCATGGCCCTGACCATGGACTAG